A genomic region of Thunnus maccoyii chromosome 13, fThuMac1.1, whole genome shotgun sequence contains the following coding sequences:
- the LOC121909807 gene encoding chromatin complexes subunit BAP18-like, which translates to MTSASAKVGEIFSAAGAAFTKLGELTMQLHPVSDSSPAGAKWTETEIEMLRLAVRRFGDDLNNISTVIKERTVAQIKSTVKRKLYEDSRVPISSESPKKTVKKAAVAMTPTPAPAAPAMIAVPSSQVVVATGMQSSPSLAPPIKKQKTADVTLSALNDSDVNSDLVDIEGLGDGSSNKKLNFDQESLNLDSSLIMNSSDLPLLSR; encoded by the exons ATGACGTCAGCTTCTGCTAAG GTTGGGGAGATTTTCTCAGCAGCAGGAGCTGCCTTCACCAAGTTGGGAGAGCTGACCATGCAGCTGCACCCGGTGTCTGACTCCAGTCCTGCagg AGCCAAATGGACGGAGACGGAGATCGAGATGCTGCGTTTGGCGGTGCGACGATTTGGTGACGACCTCAACAACATCAGCACTGTGATCAAAGAGCGCACTGT cgcTCAGATAAAGAGCACGGTGAAGAGGAAGTTGTACGAGGACAGCAGGGTCCCCATTTCCTCTGAATCCCCGAAGAAAACCGTCAAGAAAGCCGCCGTCGCCATGACGCCGACGCCAGCCCCCGCCGCCCCCGCCATGATCGCCGTGCCGAGCTCGCAGGTCGTCGTGGCGACGGGGATGCAGAGCAGCCCCTCTCTGGCCCCGCCCATCAAGAAGCAGAAGACGGCAG ACGTGACGCTCAGCGCTCTGAACGACTCGGACGTGAACAGCGACCTGGTCGACATCGAAGGACTCGGCGACGGCTCGTCCAACAAGAAGCTCAACTTTGACCAAG AGAGCCTCAACCTGGACTCCAGCCTCATCATGAACTCCAGTGACCTCCCCCTCCTGTCccgctga